The Bacteroidota bacterium genome includes the window ATTCCCACGACTCGACACTCGGCATTCGACACTCGGCATTCGACACTGGGCAATCCCCGCAATAAACCCATCTGCACCAGCACAGAACCTTTTATCCCACCAATCGCCACATTCGTGTCACGGTGCGCCGCGTTTGTCACATTTGCTAATCTGCACGCATAACCTCCCGTAGGTTGAGCAAATAGTTTCTGGAATAAACCCTCCGTGGGAGCGTGTTGAAATGTTAGAGATTCGAGATCTGGTCAAAGTGTACCCCGGGCCCGTTGTTGCACTACAGGGCTTGCAGCTATCCATTCCACAGGGCATGTTTGGCCTGCTTGGGCCAAATGGCTCTGGTAAATCTACCTTGATGCGCATCATTACCGGTTTGCTCGAACCCACATCGGGGGCAGTGCTCATGGATGGACACAACGTCACCGAAACACCGGCCTACATATGGCAGCGCCTCGGCTACCTGCCACAAGATTTTGGGTTCTACCCGAACCTGACCGGGGAGATGGTGCTGAAGCACATGCTGCGCCTGAAAGGGGTAGAGGCACCCGGTGGGTTAAACAAGCTGGTTGCTTCTTTATTGGAGCGGGTGAATTTGAGCTATGCCGCCCGCAGAAAAGTGAAAGCGTATTCGGGCGGGATGAAGCAACGGCTCGGCATCGCCCAGGCTATTGCCGGCAACCCGGAGCTCGTTATTGTAGATGAGCCGACTGCCGGACTCGATCCGCAGGAGCGCATTCGGTTTTACCGCCTGCTTTCTGAACTCGCGGAAGAGCGCACGGTGTTGCTTACAACGCATATCGTGGAAGACGTCGCCGTCTTATGTCCACAGTTTGCCGTTATGCAACAGGGCGAAGTATTAGCCCAGACGAGCCCGAGTGCGGCCTGCGCGGCCATCGAAGGGACCATCTACGAAGGACAGGCTGATCAGGCCCTGCTGGAAAAGCTGACCGAGGCAGGATTGGTAACCCGCGCCTACCTCGTTGAAGGTCGCAACCGGCTCCGCATCCATGTGAAGCACGATGTCGTGCCCGATGGCTTTACAGCGGTTGCACCGACCCTCGAAGACGCTTACATGTTGATCCAGCAAGGAGGTGCATCATGACCAACCGACGCTTCTTTCATGTACTGCACCATGAATGCCTGACCATCTTGCGGCTTCCTGTTTTCTGGGTATTGTTTTTTGTGGCGCTTGCTATCACGATGAGTGTAAATCCGGCTGCGCTGATACCACGGAGTCAGATTGCTAATTCTGGCGAGTTGTTGTTTGTGAACTCAAAATTTGTGCTCGCCCAGTACTTTGCGCTGTCTGGCTTTTTTACGTTTGCTTTGCTAGGATCCGTGATCGCAGGATTGTCTGTGATTCGCGATCTGGAGTCGAATAACACACAAATCCTGCACAGCACACCGCTGACGGCCTTTACGTATATCGCCGGCAAGTTCGCCGGCATTGTCTGCGCGCTTGTTGTAGCGCTGGTTATCCATATGCTGATTGCCGGACTCATTTATGAACTCCGGCCAATGGATGACCCGATGTTGACAACCGGGCCATTCCATCTTTCAAACTACCTCATTGCATCCGTCGTTTTTGCCTTTCCCGGTATGCTGTTCTTTTCGGGCGCAGCTTTTGCCGTAGGTACAATAACGCGGAAGCCGATGGCTGTGTATGCTGTTGGGGCTGTCTTGTTTATTCTTACGATGCGTTACTGTGTGGTATCGTCGCCGGCAACAGTAGGCCCAACCCTGCATGCCGTGTATTCCTACCTCGATCCATCTGGCTTGCGCTGGTTGATCCACGATGTATTTGCGTTGGAAAAAGGCATCACATTCTATAACACTGCGCCACTTGGTCTCGATGCTACCTTTATCGGCAACCGGGTGTTGATGCTAGGGTTTGTCTTGCTTTTTGTTAGCGCCGCTGCCCTGTATTTTCGCGGCTGGTTGCGCCGGGGTGGGGCAGCATCTGGTTTGTTTAAGGTCTTTAAGAAGAAGAAAGCGGTTGCAACGCTGGACGCTTTAGAGGCATCACCGCACACCTTTGCTGACCTTCGCGGATTGTCCATGTCAAACAGTAAGACAAACGGGTTTGCCAGCCTCTTTAGACTGGTTAGTGCTGAGTTTAGGGAGTTGTACCGGCAGCCCGTGGTGTACGTATTTGGTTTCTTTATCCTCGCGCTGGTGACGGAGACCGCTGTTGAATCAGCTGAAGGGATCCTTGGCGCCACTGCTTACCTCACCGCGGGGTCGATCGCCGTTGCCGGCTACGACATTATGGTTGTGCTGCTGTGCATGCTTCTGCTGTTTTATGTAATCGAACAGAGCCAGCGGGATACCGTCACGCGGTTCTCAGACCTGCTGTATACCACGCCTGTGTCAACAGTCACACTGATGCTGTCGCGGCTGGTGATTGCACTTGTGCTTTGTGCCGGCATCGTTGTGGTGGGTATTGCGGGGGCTTTGATGTTGTTGCTTGCGCAAGGCAGTGCCTTTGTTGAAGTTGGTCCGTTTTTGCTCATTTGGGGCGCGCTGCTGGGTACCACGTTGTTCTTGTGGATTTCCTTTGTCTTGCTGATGCTTTCGGTGTTCAGAAATCGCTATGTCGTCTATGGTATTGGCATTATGGCACTCGGAATCAGTACCTACATGCACGTTCAGGATCAATTTACCTGGGCGAACAACTGGGATTTGCTTGGCACACTGCACTGGTCTGAAATGGGACTCTTCTCATTGAGCGGTATGCCTTTGTTGTTGAACAGAATCTGGGCTTTTTCGCTTGCCGGCGCCTTGTTTGTCCTGGCCGTCATGACCATGCAGCGCACACGTCTGGATTCACTGGCACTGTTGGGCCGCATGCAGTTACAACGCGTTGGCCGGCTGGCGATCCGTATTTTGCCACTCTTTGTCCTGCCATTGGTACTGTCTGGCTACATCAGTCATCAGATCAATGAGGGGTTTCAGGGAGACAAAGCTGAAGCCGTGGAGAAAAACTACCGGCAGATGCATTACGTAACCTGGAATGGGTATAAACCACCCAGCATGATTGCTGTGCATGCAACCGTTGATTTGTACCCGGAAGCGCGTGCGATGGATGTTGACGGTGTGTTTGAAATGGTCAATGATCGTGCAGTTGCGATGCCGGCTTTGCCTTTTACAGCCGGCCATTCGTTCGACGCCATTAGCTGGACCTTCAATGGCACGGCCATAGAAGCAGAAGAACGCGCTGGCTTGCATGTGCTGAGGCCTGCCATTCCGATACAGCCAGGCGACACGTTGCGTGTGGGCTTTAGCTACCGTTCGGTTTATCCACGAGGGTTTACCAGAAATGGCGGCGGGATGCGTCACTTTGTGCTGCCGTCAGGCGTACTGGTCTCTACGATGCGCGGAGAGTTTCTGCCAGAACCCGGATTTGATGCACAACGGGGGATGTCTGGTGATGTTGTTTTTGCACCGGCCAACTATGCAGATATGGTTGGGCACCTGGATGTCTCAACGGCCACCGAGAAGCCAACCTTGTTTAGCAGCAAACTGCAGGTGTCAGCACCGGCTGCTTATGAAGTGACTGCCACGGGCGTTGAAATGTCCCGGCAGACGGCCGCCGGCCGCACGGTCACTACCTGGGAAACGCCGGCGCCAATTTCGGTGATCAACGTGATGGCTGGTAAGTGGGCCGTCGAACAGGCAGATGACGTAGCCGTCTACTATCACCCGGAGCATACGTACAACGTGGAAACGATGCTGGATGCCATGGGCGCGGCCAAAGAACACTTTGGCGACTGGTTTGCACCGTATCCATGGCAGGAACTCCGCATCAATGAGTATCCCGCTTTTGATAACAATGCAACTGGTTTCCCGATCAACATCAGCTTTTCCGAAAGCATTGGATTCATGACCAAAGATGAAGCTGGCGCTTACTTGCCGTATGTGGTTACGGCACACGAGGTGGCGCACCAGTGGTGGGGGCATATGATCTCACCGGCTGAAGCGCCAGGGGCTGATTTCTTAATCGAAGGTATGGCAAATTATTCAGCGCTGATGTTGGTCGAAGAAGAGAAAGGTCGAGAAGCGCGCGAAGCCTTCTTAAGGTATATGGAGCAGCAATACATCAGGCGCCGGCGCGCTGACCGGGAGGTGCCGTTGCTTGAAAACATTGCTACAGACACACAAGGCGAAGTTGTCGCTTATAATAAAGGGGCCTGGGTCATGTGGATGCTGCAGCAGCAAATGGGTCGCGAGGCATTGATTGCCGGCTTGCATGGCTTTACAACGACCTACAATGTAATGCAAGACACCATGCCCGCCGCGTTGCCTACTCTGCAGGATATGCTAAATCATTTACGGGCCCAATCATTAGATGCTAAAGCGTTTGATGCCTTTGTTGCCCAATGGTTTGGTGAAGTGGCCTTGCCACGTTTCCAGCTTTCAAAAGTGACGCGCGAACAGGTAGATGGGATGTGGGAGGTACGCGGCACTATCGTGAATGCCGGCACTGGTGTTGTGCCAACGGAGGTGTCTGTTGTACAGCAGATGCCAGACTATGAACGCCGCAAGCTAACGTACGAAGGTGAAATTGCCATCGAAACGGTTGTTGTACACACCGATGAAGGCAGAACCTTTACCATCCGTACTGCATTTGAACCCGAAGGTGTACTGATCGACCCACACCTGAAAGTTTTGCAGCGCGATCGGTACAAAGCGATGTTCAACTTTGATGAATAACTTCTCTATTGGAGCAACACATTTATATAGGCCTGGGGTCTAACCTGGGCAATCGCATCGAGCATCTCCAGTGGGTATGCCGGCACTTTCAGGATCATGCATTGCTTGCGGTGCAAGCTGTATCACCTGTGTATACGTCGGCTGCCCACACGCTCGGTGACCAGGCGCAGCCTGCCTATCTCAATGCGGTGGTTCAGCTTGCATCCAAACTCGAACCGTTGCAGGTACTGAATGTGTTGCATGCCTGTGAACGTGCTGCCGGACGCGACCGCGAAAAGGAAGGGCGGTGGGGGTCTCGTACATTGGATCTGGACATTCTGGCATACGGAACCGAGCGCGTGGACATGCCCGGACTGACGATTCCGCATCGCCGTCTGGCGGATCGTCGTTTTGTTTTGCAGCCCTGGTCGGATCTTGCTCCAGGGTTTATAGTGCCTGCGCCTTTTGGTAAAACTGTTGCGGATTTACTGGCCGGCTGTGAGGATCATGCAGAACTTGCAAAAACCTCGTTGCAACTGCTTGACTAACGGGGCATAAAACCCTACCATTAGGCCCTCACCTGATTTTTTAGCGCCTCCGAGTTTGCTGTCATGTCAGACGAAACCCAAGAAGATACACCCAATGCAGCCGTTGCCCTACGCGATGACCTGCGGTATGTGGTTATTGAAGGGGTTATCGGTGCCGGCAAAACCAGCCTATCCAGGCTGTTGGCAGAGCGCTTTAATGGTAAACTTGTACTGGAAGAGTTTGAAGATAATCCGTTCCTGGGCAGGTTCTACGAAGACCCCAAACGGTGGGGTTTTCACACGCAATTAAGCTTTCTTGCCAGCCGCTTCCAACAACAGCGCACCGTACACGACCGGTCGTTGTTTCATCAGGTTGTCATCAGTGATTACCTGTTTGAGAAAGATCGGATTTTTGCCCATCTAAACCTGAAAGACGAAGAGCTGCAATTGTACGAAACGCTCTTTCGGCAAATGCAGGTCTCAACGCCACGGCCCGACCTTGTCGTTTACCTGCAATCATCGCCGGATCGGTTGATGCAGAACATTCGAAAGCGGGAACGCAACATCGAGCGGCAAATGAGCAGGAAGTACATTGAAGAGCTGAACGAAGCCTACAATTACTACTTTTTCCGTTTTGACCGCAGTCCCTTGCTCATTATCAATGCGAGCAATATCGACTTTGTGGAGAACCCCGAAGACCTGGAAGAGCTTGTGCGGCAGATTGTGAGCGTCAATCATCCGGGGACCACGTATTTCAATCCTGGACAGGCTGATCAATAGCCCGGCTATACACCGAAGCTGAAGGTGATGGTGTGGTAGCTTTCCACCGGGTAGCCATTCTGCCGCGCCGGCCTGAACATCCACCGTGCAGCTGCTGATCGTGCAGATTCTTCCAGCCCGTAGCCAAGATCTGTCACCAACGCTTTCCCGCTTTTGCCATACAGGTACTGTTCAACCACACGGGTGTCCTGTACTTTGCCCTTTTTGTCTACCAGCACTTCTACAACTACTTCAGCTTTTATTTTCTTGCGCATGGCAGCCCGTGGGAATTCTGCTTCAACAAGGCGAATCGCGCGTGGGGCAACATCAGGTGCTTTGGATGCGCCGGCGTTGCCCGCAGGGGCAGGTTGGTCGGGTGATTCTGCTTCGCCGTATTCTTCCAGCGTGAGAAAGGCTTCTTCGAATTCGACCTCTTGCTCGAGCACAATGTCGTCTGGCACCACAAACGGAATGACGGGCGGCGGAGGCGGCGGAGGTTTTTGACTCTGCCGCGTAGGCTGCACCTCTTCTATAGAAATGAGCTCTTGCCCGCCAGTGTGGTATGGGAACGCTTCTGGTGGGGCGTCAGAGGGGAGAGGCCAGAAGCGGAAAATCAGAATGAGTAACAAAATTGCACCCGCCGTGCTACCCAGTATGCGCAGGCGATACGGGCCGTTCTGATCGTGTAAACGATGGGTAGCCGGCATGATACAAGAGGCGTCGACGCCTGAGGTCTGGCAGGTGGAATGAATACTACAAATTACTCAGTATCCCTAGTACACGCGCTGCGCGTGAAGGTTTTCGTGTAGCTTGCAATAGGGCGGCCCTTAAAATCAGATTTCCGCGCTAAAGTTACAAGCCAGATGGAAGCCCGCTAAAATACAGGGCAATCTGAATTTTCGGAATGCATTGCTGGTTTGTATTGATACAACAAACAAATCTGAAAGGATCGCGTTATACCCCGCTGAGAAAAAATTTGCAAAGCTGGCTGAGTCGCTTGAGAATCCAAACAGCAATTTGTAAATTTGTGCATTAAGGAATAGTAACCAACCAGGACAAAACTACTTCAACATTGGAAGCCCGCTTCTTTCGAACTCACCCTAATTACCACCACTGCATATTTTCCGGATAAGGATTGGCCTTCCCGTCATTGGGAGGGTTTTTTTGTATCCGGCAGTTTTTGGAAGCGGTATTCTTTAAAAGGATCATGGAAAAAAGAACGATGGCTGCACGTAAACCATGTAAACTTGCACTGGAAGATGGGACTGTTGTGTCGGGCTACGCAATAGGCCATATCGGCGAAACAGGTGGTGAGCTTTGCTTCAATACCAGTATGACCGGATACCAGGAAATTATGACTGACCCTTCCTACCATGGGCAGCTCATGATGATGACGTACCCGCACATCGGCAACTATGGGGCAATGGATATTGACGTTGAGGCGCGTCGCCCGATGATTGCCGGCTTGATTGTGCGCTCTTTTACCTACCAGTATTCAAACAAGCTTGCCGACGAATCACTCGAGTCTTTTATGAAAAAGCACGAGTTGGTTGGTCTTTCAGGGGTTGATACCCGCGCCCTTGTGCGCCATATCAGAGATAAAGGGGTAATGAATGCCGTTATCTCTTCAGTAGACCTCGATGATGCAAGCCTCGTGGCAAAAGCCAAAGGCTGGCCATCCATGGAAGGGCTTGAGTTGGCCTCCCGTGTAACCACAGAAGAAGCCTACGATTTCTGCACCGGCGACGGTGCACGCATTGCGGTATACGACTTTGGGGTAAAAACGAATATCCTGCGCTCCTTTCAGGGCCGCGGGTGTACCGTGCGCGTATTCCCCTCCGCAACACCACTTGAGGCCATTCTGGCCTGGCAACCGGATGGCATCTTTATGTCAAACGGCCCTGGTGACCCACGCGCGATGCAAGACGCCATCAACATGGTGAAAGAGGCAGAGCACACCGGAATTCCAATGTTTGGCATTTGCCTGGGCCACCAACTCATGGCTTTGGCGCAGGGGATTGATGTCTACAAAATGTATGTCGGCCATCGCGGGGCAAACCATCCTGTACAAAACCTTGCGACGCGCAAAGTAGAAGTCACCACCCAGAACCACGGGTTCTCTGTAGATCCCGCGTCCATCGCTGATAACATTGCTGAGGTTACCCACCTTAATCTCAACGATAAAACCGTAGAAGGACTCCGCTTTAAACAATTTAAAGGCTTCTCTGTGCAGTTCCACCCGGAAGCATCTCCGGGGCCGCACGACAGCCACTACCTGTTCGATGCCTTTTTATCGATGATTGCCGAGGATGGACGCGTGCGTTCAACAAACGGTGATGCAGATGGACTTGCGCTGGCCTAACCGCCGGCGCCTTTGTGCCGCACAGCTCTTACTGTGCACAATCCTACGTACCTGCCCGGGGCCCAGGGCTCCAGGCTTTCGTACGCCCGAACTGTACTGAAACAGACCTTTACCGCAACCTAAATTCTACATAGAATACAATGCCGAAGCGCACGGACATAAACAAAATTCTTCTGATTGGCTCGGGGCCTATTGTCATCGGGCAGGCCTGCGAGTTTGATTATTCGGGTACACAGGCCAGTCGTGCCCTCATGAAAGAAGGGTATGAAATTGTGCTGGTGAATTCGAATCCTGCAACCATCATGACTGATCCCATGACGGCTGACAAGGTGTATTTGAAGGAGTTGACAACGGACGCAATCAAAGAGATTGTTGAGATTGAAAAGCCGGATGCTGTTCTGCCAACCATGGGCGGACAAACCGCGTTGAATCTCGCGCAGAAACTCTATGACGAAGGATACTGGAAAGAGCAAGGGGTGGAAGTGATTGGCGTCGACATCGACGCGATCCAAATCACTGAAGACCGCCAGCAGTTCCGCGACCTGATGGAAGAAATTGGGATTGACCAGGGCCGAAGCCGGGTTGCCAAAAGCCTGCTTGAAGCCAAAGAGATCACGCAAGAACTGGGCGGGTTGCCCATCGTTATTCGCCCCTCCTTTACGCTCGGCGGTAGTGGCGGCGGTATAGTATGGTCAGCGGATGAGTTTGACCGCAAGGTGACGCGCGGACTGGAAACGTCGCCTGTGCATGAAGTGCTGATCGAGGAGTGTCTGTTTGGTTGGAAAGAGTATGAGTTGGAGTTGCTCCGCGATAAAAATGAAAACGTAATCATCATCTGTACGATTGAAAACATCGATCCGATGGGGATTCATACCGGTGACTCTGTCACGGTTGCACCGTCGCAGACCCTCACGGACAAGCAATTCCAGCACATGCGCAATGCGGCCATTCACATGATGCGGTCCATTGGCACGTTTGCCGGCGGTTGTAACGTGCAGTTTGCCGTAAATCCGGAAAACGGGCGGATGATCGCCATCGAAATCAATCCGCGCGTTTCACGCTCTTCTGCGCTGGCTTCGAAGGCTACAGGGTACCCGATTGCAAAAGTTGCTGCGCGATTGGCTGTCGGCTATACGCTTGATGAGTTGCCGAATGATGTTACAGGCACTACGAGTGCATGTTTTGAGCCTTCCATTGACTACGTCATAACAAAAATTCCCCGCTTTAACTTCGAGAAGTTTGAAGGGGTGGAAGAGGAGCTGACCACCCAGATGAAAGCGGTAGGGGAAGTCATGGCAATCGGTCGCACCTTCCCGGAGAGCCTGCAAAAGGCATGGCAAAGCCTTGAAATTGGGTATGCCGGCCTCGGCGGCGACCGTGAAAATGTAGACCGCGCTGAAATTCGAGAACGGCTGAAGCGCCCATATTGGGATTGTACGCTTCAGATTCGGAATGCCTTTAAATTAGGCGCCTCGATTGAAGAGGTGGCAGACATTACAAGTATCGACCACTGGTTCCTGAGCCAGATCAAAGGCCTGGTCGATATCGAAAATGCAATCGAAGAACTGACGCTCAAAGAGATTGACGCAGAATTTATGCTGCACATCAAGCAGCATGGATTTTCTGATGTCCAGATTGCCTTCCTCGCAAAAGATGAGGTGACAGAAGACGAAGTGCGCGCGCATCGGAAGTCGATGGATATTCTCCCAACCTACCAGGTAGTGGATACCTGTGCCGGCGAGTTTCCTGCACAAACCCCTTATTTTTACTCGTCTTACGAGACAGCCAACGAAAGCGAAGTTTCCGACCGCGAAAAAGTAATCATTCTCGGCAGTGGCCCGAACCGTATTGGTCAGGGGGTAGAGTTTGATTATTCTTGCGTACACGGCGTGCTTGGATCGAAAGAGATGGGCTACGAGGCCATCATGATCAACTGTAATCCGGAGACCGTTTCAACGGACTTCGATATTGCAGATAAACTCTATTTTGAGCCCGTATTCTGGGAGCGTGTCTACGATATCATCGAGCACGAAGGCGACAAAGTAAAAGGCG containing:
- a CDS encoding ABC transporter ATP-binding protein, whose product is MLEIRDLVKVYPGPVVALQGLQLSIPQGMFGLLGPNGSGKSTLMRIITGLLEPTSGAVLMDGHNVTETPAYIWQRLGYLPQDFGFYPNLTGEMVLKHMLRLKGVEAPGGLNKLVASLLERVNLSYAARRKVKAYSGGMKQRLGIAQAIAGNPELVIVDEPTAGLDPQERIRFYRLLSELAEERTVLLTTHIVEDVAVLCPQFAVMQQGEVLAQTSPSAACAAIEGTIYEGQADQALLEKLTEAGLVTRAYLVEGRNRLRIHVKHDVVPDGFTAVAPTLEDAYMLIQQGGAS
- a CDS encoding M1 family aminopeptidase produces the protein MTNRRFFHVLHHECLTILRLPVFWVLFFVALAITMSVNPAALIPRSQIANSGELLFVNSKFVLAQYFALSGFFTFALLGSVIAGLSVIRDLESNNTQILHSTPLTAFTYIAGKFAGIVCALVVALVIHMLIAGLIYELRPMDDPMLTTGPFHLSNYLIASVVFAFPGMLFFSGAAFAVGTITRKPMAVYAVGAVLFILTMRYCVVSSPATVGPTLHAVYSYLDPSGLRWLIHDVFALEKGITFYNTAPLGLDATFIGNRVLMLGFVLLFVSAAALYFRGWLRRGGAASGLFKVFKKKKAVATLDALEASPHTFADLRGLSMSNSKTNGFASLFRLVSAEFRELYRQPVVYVFGFFILALVTETAVESAEGILGATAYLTAGSIAVAGYDIMVVLLCMLLLFYVIEQSQRDTVTRFSDLLYTTPVSTVTLMLSRLVIALVLCAGIVVVGIAGALMLLLAQGSAFVEVGPFLLIWGALLGTTLFLWISFVLLMLSVFRNRYVVYGIGIMALGISTYMHVQDQFTWANNWDLLGTLHWSEMGLFSLSGMPLLLNRIWAFSLAGALFVLAVMTMQRTRLDSLALLGRMQLQRVGRLAIRILPLFVLPLVLSGYISHQINEGFQGDKAEAVEKNYRQMHYVTWNGYKPPSMIAVHATVDLYPEARAMDVDGVFEMVNDRAVAMPALPFTAGHSFDAISWTFNGTAIEAEERAGLHVLRPAIPIQPGDTLRVGFSYRSVYPRGFTRNGGGMRHFVLPSGVLVSTMRGEFLPEPGFDAQRGMSGDVVFAPANYADMVGHLDVSTATEKPTLFSSKLQVSAPAAYEVTATGVEMSRQTAAGRTVTTWETPAPISVINVMAGKWAVEQADDVAVYYHPEHTYNVETMLDAMGAAKEHFGDWFAPYPWQELRINEYPAFDNNATGFPINISFSESIGFMTKDEAGAYLPYVVTAHEVAHQWWGHMISPAEAPGADFLIEGMANYSALMLVEEEKGREAREAFLRYMEQQYIRRRRADREVPLLENIATDTQGEVVAYNKGAWVMWMLQQQMGREALIAGLHGFTTTYNVMQDTMPAALPTLQDMLNHLRAQSLDAKAFDAFVAQWFGEVALPRFQLSKVTREQVDGMWEVRGTIVNAGTGVVPTEVSVVQQMPDYERRKLTYEGEIAIETVVVHTDEGRTFTIRTAFEPEGVLIDPHLKVLQRDRYKAMFNFDE
- the folK gene encoding 2-amino-4-hydroxy-6-hydroxymethyldihydropteridine diphosphokinase, encoding MEQHIYIGLGSNLGNRIEHLQWVCRHFQDHALLAVQAVSPVYTSAAHTLGDQAQPAYLNAVVQLASKLEPLQVLNVLHACERAAGRDREKEGRWGSRTLDLDILAYGTERVDMPGLTIPHRRLADRRFVLQPWSDLAPGFIVPAPFGKTVADLLAGCEDHAELAKTSLQLLD
- a CDS encoding deoxynucleoside kinase; amino-acid sequence: MSDETQEDTPNAAVALRDDLRYVVIEGVIGAGKTSLSRLLAERFNGKLVLEEFEDNPFLGRFYEDPKRWGFHTQLSFLASRFQQQRTVHDRSLFHQVVISDYLFEKDRIFAHLNLKDEELQLYETLFRQMQVSTPRPDLVVYLQSSPDRLMQNIRKRERNIERQMSRKYIEELNEAYNYYFFRFDRSPLLIINASNIDFVENPEDLEELVRQIVSVNHPGTTYFNPGQADQ
- a CDS encoding energy transducer TonB, with the protein product MPATHRLHDQNGPYRLRILGSTAGAILLLILIFRFWPLPSDAPPEAFPYHTGGQELISIEEVQPTRQSQKPPPPPPPVIPFVVPDDIVLEQEVEFEEAFLTLEEYGEAESPDQPAPAGNAGASKAPDVAPRAIRLVEAEFPRAAMRKKIKAEVVVEVLVDKKGKVQDTRVVEQYLYGKSGKALVTDLGYGLEESARSAAARWMFRPARQNGYPVESYHTITFSFGV
- the carA gene encoding glutamine-hydrolyzing carbamoyl-phosphate synthase small subunit, which gives rise to MEKRTMAARKPCKLALEDGTVVSGYAIGHIGETGGELCFNTSMTGYQEIMTDPSYHGQLMMMTYPHIGNYGAMDIDVEARRPMIAGLIVRSFTYQYSNKLADESLESFMKKHELVGLSGVDTRALVRHIRDKGVMNAVISSVDLDDASLVAKAKGWPSMEGLELASRVTTEEAYDFCTGDGARIAVYDFGVKTNILRSFQGRGCTVRVFPSATPLEAILAWQPDGIFMSNGPGDPRAMQDAINMVKEAEHTGIPMFGICLGHQLMALAQGIDVYKMYVGHRGANHPVQNLATRKVEVTTQNHGFSVDPASIADNIAEVTHLNLNDKTVEGLRFKQFKGFSVQFHPEASPGPHDSHYLFDAFLSMIAEDGRVRSTNGDADGLALA
- the carB gene encoding carbamoyl-phosphate synthase large subunit; translated protein: MPKRTDINKILLIGSGPIVIGQACEFDYSGTQASRALMKEGYEIVLVNSNPATIMTDPMTADKVYLKELTTDAIKEIVEIEKPDAVLPTMGGQTALNLAQKLYDEGYWKEQGVEVIGVDIDAIQITEDRQQFRDLMEEIGIDQGRSRVAKSLLEAKEITQELGGLPIVIRPSFTLGGSGGGIVWSADEFDRKVTRGLETSPVHEVLIEECLFGWKEYELELLRDKNENVIIICTIENIDPMGIHTGDSVTVAPSQTLTDKQFQHMRNAAIHMMRSIGTFAGGCNVQFAVNPENGRMIAIEINPRVSRSSALASKATGYPIAKVAARLAVGYTLDELPNDVTGTTSACFEPSIDYVITKIPRFNFEKFEGVEEELTTQMKAVGEVMAIGRTFPESLQKAWQSLEIGYAGLGGDRENVDRAEIRERLKRPYWDCTLQIRNAFKLGASIEEVADITSIDHWFLSQIKGLVDIENAIEELTLKEIDAEFMLHIKQHGFSDVQIAFLAKDEVTEDEVRAHRKSMDILPTYQVVDTCAGEFPAQTPYFYSSYETANESEVSDREKVIILGSGPNRIGQGVEFDYSCVHGVLGSKEMGYEAIMINCNPETVSTDFDIADKLYFEPVFWERVYDIIEHEGDKVKGVIVQFGGQTALKLAGQLQEKGIPILGTAYEMMDLAEDRGKFSRILKELEMPFPPYGMATTIPEAIESAERIGYPILVRPSYVLGGQGMRIAINKEEVDEYVRRIWKLLPENQILLDLFLENGIEIDADAIRDGDEVWITGIMQHIEPAGVHSGDSTAVLPPYDLSDTVIKTIETYVKEIANRLDVIGLINVQLVIKDEVVYVIEANPRASRTIPFVAKATGIAISNIATRVMLGDKLAALREQGLLESTLEGYAIKEPVFSWSKFPEVPKELGPEMRSTGEAIAFVDKLTDKHFQRPYEMRNLYLSR